The following are encoded together in the Phenylobacterium sp. NIBR 498073 genome:
- a CDS encoding zinc-dependent alcohol dehydrogenase family protein yields the protein MRAMRLRRIREPLIAEVCVDPTPGPGEVRLRVRACGVCRTDLHIVDGELSPIKSPVTPGHEIVGLVEAVGPDVTDVRLGERLGVCWLAATCGVCRFCREGRENLCDAAEFTGWSRDGGYADYVIARADFCCPIPAEFSDEDAAPLLCAGLIGFRAWRAACAGGGVRHLGLYGFGAAAHLLAQLAIFEGQTVYAFTRDQDDLAQALAMDLGCAWAGGSSEQAPMALDAAIIFAPAGELVPLALAAVRKGGAVVCGGIHMSDIPSFGYELLWGERRLVSVANLTRQDAKDYLPWAAAAGVRPHAISYPLAEANQALDDLRSGAFAGAAVLRP from the coding sequence GGTTCGGCTGCGGGTGCGAGCGTGCGGGGTCTGCCGCACGGACCTCCATATTGTCGATGGGGAGCTCTCGCCGATCAAAAGTCCCGTCACGCCCGGTCACGAGATCGTCGGTCTGGTCGAGGCGGTTGGTCCGGACGTGACGGATGTTCGCCTTGGGGAGCGCCTTGGCGTCTGTTGGCTGGCGGCGACATGCGGCGTCTGCCGGTTTTGCCGCGAGGGGCGGGAAAACCTCTGCGATGCCGCCGAGTTCACGGGTTGGAGCCGCGACGGCGGATACGCCGACTACGTGATCGCCAGAGCCGACTTTTGCTGCCCGATACCTGCGGAGTTCAGCGACGAAGACGCTGCGCCGCTGCTGTGCGCCGGCTTGATAGGATTTAGAGCGTGGCGGGCGGCCTGTGCGGGGGGCGGGGTTCGCCATCTCGGCCTCTATGGGTTTGGCGCCGCCGCGCATCTGCTAGCTCAGCTCGCGATCTTCGAGGGGCAGACGGTCTATGCGTTCACCCGCGACCAAGATGACCTGGCGCAGGCGCTGGCGATGGACCTGGGGTGCGCATGGGCTGGAGGTTCGAGTGAACAGGCGCCGATGGCCCTCGACGCCGCGATCATTTTCGCTCCGGCCGGTGAACTCGTGCCCCTCGCCCTCGCCGCCGTGCGCAAGGGGGGAGCCGTCGTGTGCGGCGGCATCCACATGAGCGATATCCCGAGTTTTGGGTATGAGTTGCTTTGGGGGGAGCGGCGTCTCGTCTCCGTCGCCAATCTCACTCGGCAAGATGCGAAGGACTACTTGCCATGGGCGGCTGCTGCGGGCGTCCGGCCGCACGCGATCAGTTATCCCCTGGCCGAGGCGAACCAAGCGCTCGACGATCTGCGTTCGGGCGCCTTCGCCGGCGCGGCGGTGCTTAGGCCGTAG
- the mgtA gene encoding magnesium-translocating P-type ATPase: protein MAFPFARKPPEIPNAAVEPRRPARSNISWKAPFWTLTIGELCGQLGCRSSGLTTAEALARLATYGPNADAAARQPGLVRAIVRRLLEPLSLILLVAGTVSAATGDTTGGVIIVAILGLSIGLDTFQEGQASRAAAALRASVALKAEVLRDGTFVRVAVEDVVPGDVIRVRAGDIVPADALVLECAAFTANEAALTGEPYPVEKTPKRSTGLTPSQASNALFRGAVAQTGEALGLVAGTGRMTLFGAAASALNQPTEVSPFERDLRAFGLLTARLTIALVLVVLATHVLFGRPVLQSLLFAVALAVGLTPELLPMITTVTLSRGAVRMAARKVIVKRLASIHDLGAMTVLCTDKTGTLTSAEIALARSFSLSGEDDPRPADLGAIAAILGGDRGALDAALAARRPDVSGWRATAKCSFDYSRRLGSILVAGPSGALLIVKGAPEAVLPLCGSVRLPAGVAPFGPQEHAAVLKQMRALAQDGLRSIAIASKPAEPTQDKIAPTDEGDLVFEGLCAFADPPKESAAAAIAGLAAAGVKLRVLSGDDPVVVQHLAGLVGLRAETVLSGADVAKLGDDALAVRVRQVDAYGRLTPDQKSRLIKALQASGEVVGYLGDGINDAPALKAAHIGLSVAGASGVAQAAADMILLESHLEVVADGVGEGRRTFANILKYVRMGASSNFGNMLSMAAASLFLPFLPMAPTQILLNNLLYDVSEIGIPFDTVRPEAVARPQVWDMHALIRFAAVMGPLSSVFDLLTFGLLLTAFHVSVPQFQTAWFLESMATQILVIFIIRTNGRPWRDAPRPLLTASTLCALAVAMAAPFTPIGKWFGFQPPPLEVGLGLGFLVGIYLASAELLKRYAVGSIRRQVSTSSAMRTTA from the coding sequence ATGGCGTTCCCGTTTGCGCGAAAGCCGCCTGAAATCCCAAACGCCGCCGTGGAACCGCGTCGTCCCGCCCGCTCGAACATCAGCTGGAAAGCGCCTTTCTGGACGCTGACCATCGGAGAATTGTGCGGGCAGCTCGGATGCCGATCAAGCGGCCTCACGACCGCCGAGGCCCTCGCCCGCCTGGCGACCTATGGTCCCAACGCCGACGCCGCGGCGCGTCAGCCCGGCCTCGTCCGCGCTATCGTCCGGAGGCTGCTCGAGCCCTTGTCGCTCATTCTGTTGGTAGCCGGCACGGTATCGGCCGCGACAGGGGACACGACGGGCGGGGTCATCATCGTTGCGATCCTCGGCCTCTCCATTGGTCTGGACACCTTCCAGGAGGGCCAAGCCAGCCGCGCCGCCGCCGCGCTACGTGCTTCCGTGGCCTTGAAGGCGGAGGTGCTGCGAGACGGAACCTTCGTGCGCGTAGCCGTCGAGGACGTCGTCCCAGGTGATGTCATTCGCGTCCGCGCGGGCGACATCGTGCCGGCGGACGCCCTAGTGTTGGAGTGCGCCGCCTTCACTGCAAACGAGGCGGCGCTGACCGGCGAACCCTATCCAGTCGAAAAGACGCCGAAGAGGAGCACCGGTCTCACGCCCAGCCAGGCTTCCAACGCGCTGTTTCGCGGCGCTGTCGCCCAGACCGGCGAGGCCCTGGGACTGGTGGCAGGCACCGGACGCATGACGTTGTTTGGCGCTGCTGCGTCCGCGCTCAACCAACCAACAGAGGTTTCTCCATTTGAACGAGACCTACGCGCCTTCGGCCTCCTGACCGCTCGACTGACTATCGCCCTGGTCCTGGTGGTGTTGGCGACCCACGTCCTCTTCGGCCGACCGGTGCTTCAGTCCTTGCTGTTCGCCGTCGCCTTGGCGGTGGGCCTGACGCCCGAACTGCTGCCGATGATTACGACCGTGACCCTGTCGCGTGGAGCCGTTCGGATGGCGGCGCGAAAGGTGATCGTAAAGCGGCTGGCCTCGATCCACGACCTGGGCGCCATGACCGTGCTGTGCACCGACAAGACTGGAACGCTCACGTCGGCGGAAATCGCGCTCGCCCGGAGCTTTTCCCTGTCCGGCGAAGACGACCCTCGCCCCGCGGATCTGGGCGCGATTGCTGCGATCTTGGGGGGCGACAGAGGGGCCCTGGACGCCGCCTTGGCCGCCCGCCGACCTGACGTCTCAGGATGGCGCGCGACCGCCAAGTGTTCGTTCGACTATTCTCGCCGGCTTGGTTCGATCCTCGTCGCGGGTCCGAGCGGCGCCCTGCTGATCGTCAAGGGGGCGCCTGAGGCGGTGTTGCCGCTGTGCGGGTCGGTCCGGCTCCCCGCCGGGGTCGCCCCCTTTGGTCCGCAGGAACATGCAGCGGTGCTCAAGCAGATGCGCGCGCTCGCCCAGGATGGCCTGCGTTCGATAGCCATCGCGAGCAAGCCGGCTGAGCCGACCCAGGACAAGATCGCGCCCACCGACGAAGGCGATCTCGTTTTTGAAGGCTTATGCGCCTTCGCCGACCCGCCGAAGGAAAGTGCGGCGGCCGCGATCGCCGGGCTGGCCGCCGCCGGCGTGAAACTCAGGGTTCTCTCCGGCGATGACCCCGTCGTCGTGCAGCATCTCGCTGGACTGGTGGGCCTAAGGGCCGAGACCGTGCTCTCGGGCGCCGACGTCGCCAAGCTCGGAGATGACGCGCTCGCGGTGCGGGTCCGCCAGGTCGACGCGTACGGGCGCCTGACGCCCGACCAGAAATCACGGTTGATCAAGGCCCTTCAGGCGAGCGGCGAGGTCGTCGGGTATCTGGGCGATGGCATAAACGACGCCCCGGCCCTGAAGGCCGCTCACATCGGTCTGTCCGTCGCCGGGGCCAGCGGCGTCGCACAGGCCGCGGCCGATATGATCCTCCTGGAATCCCATCTTGAGGTGGTCGCCGACGGCGTTGGGGAAGGCCGGCGGACGTTTGCGAACATCCTCAAGTACGTACGCATGGGTGCGAGTTCCAACTTTGGCAACATGCTGTCCATGGCGGCGGCCTCGCTCTTTTTGCCGTTTCTGCCGATGGCGCCGACGCAAATTCTCCTGAACAATCTGCTCTACGACGTCTCGGAAATCGGAATCCCGTTCGATACGGTGCGCCCGGAAGCGGTAGCGCGGCCGCAAGTCTGGGACATGCACGCGCTGATACGCTTCGCCGCCGTGATGGGGCCGCTCTCGTCGGTATTCGATCTGCTGACCTTCGGCCTGCTCCTGACCGCCTTCCACGTTTCGGTCCCGCAGTTCCAGACTGCCTGGTTCCTGGAGTCCATGGCCACCCAGATCCTCGTGATATTCATCATCCGCACAAATGGTCGTCCATGGCGCGATGCGCCGCGTCCTTTGCTGACCGCATCGACGCTTTGCGCCCTGGCGGTGGCCATGGCTGCGCCATTCACGCCGATCGGGAAGTGGTTCGGCTTTCAACCGCCGCCGCTAGAGGTCGGGCTCGGCCTGGGCTTCCTGGTCGGCATCTATCTGGCCTCGGCCGAGCTGTTGAAGCGTTATGCCGTCGGATCCATCCGCCGGCAGGTGAGCACTAGCTCAGCGATGAGGACTACGGCCTAA
- a CDS encoding NAD(P)H-dependent oxidoreductase, which yields MKHAVIVAHPARKSLNASIAQTYRTAAEKLGHSVAVRDLYAMRFDPCLKAAEIPGPKAPVFRDDVLRERARLADVDVFVFVYPLWFNAPPAILKGYVDRIFGMGFGFQPGLGGNAPALTGRRLISFTTSGAPDHWVRDTGAMTALTQLFDNHLAGTCGLTVVDHLHFGGVVSDITEESAAEVFARVRVAAAQHFGVQNS from the coding sequence GTGAAACACGCCGTCATCGTCGCGCATCCCGCCCGAAAAAGTCTCAATGCGTCGATTGCGCAAACCTATCGCACGGCCGCCGAGAAATTGGGCCACTCGGTCGCTGTACGCGATCTCTATGCCATGCGCTTCGACCCCTGCCTCAAGGCCGCCGAAATCCCCGGGCCCAAGGCGCCGGTGTTCCGCGACGACGTGCTTCGGGAGCGCGCGCGATTGGCGGACGTCGACGTGTTCGTCTTTGTCTATCCGCTCTGGTTCAACGCGCCGCCTGCGATCCTCAAGGGATACGTCGACAGGATCTTCGGCATGGGCTTCGGATTTCAACCTGGGCTAGGCGGCAACGCCCCCGCTCTCACCGGCCGTCGATTGATAAGCTTCACGACGTCTGGCGCCCCCGATCATTGGGTTCGCGATACGGGTGCGATGACCGCCTTGACCCAATTGTTCGACAATCACCTGGCCGGAACCTGCGGCCTGACCGTCGTCGACCACCTCCACTTCGGAGGCGTGGTTTCGGACATCACCGAAGAGTCCGCGGCCGAAGTATTCGCCCGAGTCCGGGTAGCCGCCGCTCAGCATTTCGGAGTTCAGAACTCCTGA
- a CDS encoding glucose 1-dehydrogenase: MGRLDGKVAVITGGALGLGRATALRMAEAGAAVAVCDVRLDEANALVDEFIERGLQAAAWRLDVSSEAEFEKVLSEVARRFGHIDILVNNAGVAGADKPTDQLTEAEWDAVQAVNVKGVFFGVKHVIPHLRRAGGGSIINLSSIYGLISAPDVPPYHASKGAVRLMTKTDALLYAPEKIRVNSVHPGFIWTPMVEGYLKAHGDLAQGRLAVDALHPLGHIGEPDDIAWGCVYLASDEAKFVTGAELVIDGGYTAR, encoded by the coding sequence ATGGGCAGGCTAGACGGCAAGGTCGCGGTGATCACCGGCGGCGCCTTGGGCCTCGGACGCGCCACAGCGTTGCGAATGGCCGAGGCGGGCGCTGCGGTCGCCGTCTGCGACGTGCGGCTCGATGAAGCCAACGCGCTCGTCGATGAGTTCATCGAGCGCGGCCTTCAAGCGGCAGCCTGGCGCCTGGATGTATCCAGCGAAGCCGAATTCGAGAAGGTGCTTAGCGAGGTCGCTAGGCGGTTCGGCCATATCGACATCCTGGTGAACAACGCCGGCGTCGCGGGAGCCGACAAACCGACAGACCAACTGACGGAAGCGGAATGGGACGCGGTCCAGGCGGTGAACGTCAAAGGCGTATTCTTCGGCGTCAAGCATGTGATCCCCCACCTGCGCCGCGCCGGCGGTGGCAGCATCATCAACCTAAGCTCGATCTATGGTCTGATCAGCGCGCCCGACGTGCCGCCATACCACGCCTCCAAGGGGGCGGTGCGCCTCATGACCAAGACCGACGCGCTGCTCTACGCGCCAGAGAAAATTCGCGTGAACTCCGTCCACCCTGGCTTCATCTGGACGCCAATGGTCGAGGGCTATCTGAAGGCCCATGGTGACTTGGCGCAGGGCCGTCTCGCGGTCGACGCGCTGCACCCGCTCGGCCACATCGGGGAGCCGGACGACATCGCCTGGGGCTGCGTCTACCTCGCCTCCGATGAAGCCAAGTTCGTCACCGGCGCCGAGCTGGTGATCGACGGCGGCTATACCGCACGGTGA
- a CDS encoding lipoyl domain-containing protein, which yields MDIRISEELWATAMAPEGVLERWRVMDGAPVRRGDTIAEVRIEECLHDIVAPGDGRIVRLLADGALIEPGTMIARLEVLRRSAD from the coding sequence ATGGACATTCGAATAAGCGAAGAACTCTGGGCGACCGCAATGGCGCCGGAGGGTGTGTTGGAGCGCTGGCGGGTAATGGACGGAGCACCGGTCCGTCGTGGAGACACCATAGCGGAGGTACGCATCGAAGAGTGCCTGCATGACATCGTCGCCCCAGGCGATGGCCGCATCGTGCGGCTTCTCGCCGACGGCGCACTCATAGAACCGGGAACGATGATCGCTCGTCTGGAGGTCTTGCGCCGCAGCGCCGATTGA
- a CDS encoding bifunctional aminoglycoside phosphotransferase/ATP-binding protein, whose protein sequence is MLQFRLTESERTRREVLMRNSKSAVQESQRAIVDAIESGAAGNEGPLRRVDTHMSHVFLGRDHVYKLKRSVRHPFGDMSSVEARRVACEAELEVNRQLAPDLYRRVLPITRDVRGDLRIGGQGQTEDWVVEMRRFPDGALFSELADEGALTPDLIAEATETIARFHASLAPLGRTGHAVDYRRIVEGLRQTEAEGAAALGVAPASQPLFEALERTISRLSPVLEARRESGSVRRGHGDLHLRNICVFEGRVTPFDALEFDPALSSADVLYDLAFLLMDLRARGLRGLANVAMNTYWDATGEAEAALSLLPLFMALRAAVRMAVATEAGNLVEADSYRALGRNLLAPSSPRLLAIGGLSGSGKSTLARAVAHELPGCCGARVLRTDVIRKRLAGATPHDRLAEDSYRFAARASVYDALASLAREALGAGISVVADATFSDASFRARIEIASHGHEFQGLWLSAPPEVRAARVAQREGDASDATVEVALNQVEPRSLGAWINLDCDRPLPALVDDVRRRLMPR, encoded by the coding sequence ATGCTGCAGTTTCGTTTGACCGAGAGCGAACGGACCAGGCGTGAGGTGTTGATGCGCAACTCCAAGTCAGCCGTGCAGGAAAGTCAGCGCGCGATTGTCGATGCGATCGAAAGCGGCGCGGCGGGGAATGAAGGGCCGCTTCGGCGGGTCGACACGCACATGTCGCACGTCTTCCTGGGCAGAGATCACGTCTACAAACTCAAGCGCAGCGTCAGGCATCCGTTCGGCGACATGTCGTCGGTCGAGGCGAGACGCGTGGCTTGCGAAGCGGAACTAGAAGTCAATCGTCAGCTTGCCCCTGACCTTTATCGGCGGGTGCTTCCGATCACCCGCGATGTGCGCGGCGACCTCCGGATCGGCGGCCAGGGCCAGACCGAGGATTGGGTGGTGGAGATGCGGCGCTTCCCGGATGGAGCGCTCTTTTCCGAGCTGGCTGACGAAGGCGCCCTCACGCCCGATCTCATCGCCGAGGCTACTGAGACAATAGCCCGTTTCCATGCATCTCTAGCTCCTCTGGGCCGAACCGGACACGCGGTCGATTATCGGCGCATCGTGGAAGGCCTGCGCCAGACGGAGGCGGAAGGCGCTGCAGCGCTTGGAGTCGCCCCAGCCTCTCAACCTCTGTTCGAGGCGCTCGAGAGGACGATATCGCGCCTGTCGCCCGTGCTTGAGGCGCGGCGAGAGTCCGGGTCTGTGCGCCGCGGCCACGGCGATCTGCACTTGCGAAATATCTGCGTCTTCGAGGGGCGCGTCACGCCGTTTGACGCCTTAGAGTTCGATCCCGCCCTGTCCAGCGCAGACGTCCTCTACGATCTGGCTTTTCTGCTGATGGATCTGCGAGCACGCGGGCTGAGGGGCCTCGCCAACGTCGCCATGAACACCTACTGGGACGCCACCGGCGAGGCGGAAGCGGCACTTTCATTGTTACCGCTATTTATGGCCCTCCGCGCCGCCGTCCGCATGGCGGTCGCCACCGAAGCCGGAAATCTCGTTGAGGCCGACTCCTACCGCGCCCTGGGGAGGAACTTGCTCGCCCCCTCTTCGCCCCGGCTGCTCGCGATCGGGGGCCTGTCCGGGAGCGGCAAAAGCACCCTCGCCCGTGCTGTAGCCCACGAGCTTCCCGGCTGTTGCGGCGCACGCGTTCTCCGCACCGACGTCATCCGCAAGCGTCTGGCCGGAGCGACGCCACATGATCGGCTTGCCGAAGATTCCTACCGCTTCGCCGCGCGAGCCAGTGTCTACGACGCCCTGGCCAGTCTCGCGCGCGAGGCCCTTGGCGCCGGGATCTCCGTGGTCGCGGACGCCACCTTCAGCGATGCCTCGTTCCGCGCCAGGATTGAGATCGCGAGCCACGGCCATGAGTTTCAGGGTCTTTGGTTGAGCGCGCCGCCGGAGGTCCGGGCCGCCCGCGTCGCCCAGCGCGAAGGCGACGCTTCGGATGCGACGGTCGAGGTCGCCTTGAATCAGGTCGAACCTCGATCCCTTGGCGCCTGGATCAACCTCGACTGCGACCGACCTCTCCCTGCCCTGGTGGATGATGTACGTCGTCGCCTCATGCCGCGCTGA
- a CDS encoding phosphoribosyltransferase family protein, whose product MFPNRTEAGRRLADALAARNFAAPIIYALPRGGVPIAIEIGRRLNAPVDIVLVRKIGAPGSPELAVGAVTDGAEPLTIINPDVARLTGAGDEYLQQARARELAEIERRRKLYLGDRPRPSPTGRTAIIVDDGLATGATARAAGAALRAQGVAHLVLATPVAPAEAIAALAGSFDDIICLEKPEPFYGVGAWYQDFHQLSDEEVIKALREYSVDC is encoded by the coding sequence ATGTTCCCAAATCGCACGGAGGCCGGGCGCCGGCTGGCGGACGCCCTCGCCGCGCGCAACTTCGCAGCGCCGATCATCTACGCCTTGCCGCGGGGCGGCGTGCCGATCGCGATAGAGATCGGGCGACGGCTAAACGCACCGGTCGATATCGTACTGGTGCGGAAGATCGGCGCGCCGGGCTCGCCGGAACTCGCAGTCGGAGCTGTGACGGATGGCGCCGAGCCCCTTACCATCATCAATCCCGACGTGGCGCGCCTAACTGGAGCCGGCGACGAGTATCTCCAGCAAGCGCGGGCGCGTGAATTGGCTGAGATCGAGCGCCGCCGTAAGCTCTACCTTGGGGATCGTCCACGGCCGAGCCCGACAGGTCGCACGGCGATCATCGTCGATGATGGCCTTGCGACCGGCGCTACCGCTCGCGCGGCCGGCGCTGCGTTGAGAGCGCAGGGAGTTGCGCACCTAGTGCTCGCGACGCCGGTGGCGCCAGCTGAGGCGATTGCGGCCCTCGCGGGCTCGTTCGACGACATTATTTGTCTCGAAAAGCCTGAACCCTTCTATGGCGTGGGCGCGTGGTATCAGGATTTCCATCAACTGTCGGACGAAGAAGTCATCAAGGCCCTCCGAGAGTATTCGGTGGATTGCTAG
- a CDS encoding DUF2177 family protein encodes MVSYLLTLATFAVIDTVWLGAMAGRLYRPLIGTMLAEEFRLVPAVFFYSLYAAGLTMFAVLPALATGEWKKALVWGGLLGLFAYGTYDLTNLATLKTWSLKLAIIDMAWGATLSAGSSAIACVLAMRLLRAS; translated from the coding sequence GTGGTTTCATACCTTCTGACGTTGGCGACGTTCGCTGTGATCGACACCGTTTGGCTGGGCGCGATGGCCGGCCGTCTCTACCGTCCCCTCATCGGCACGATGCTGGCTGAAGAGTTCCGGCTGGTCCCGGCAGTGTTCTTCTATTCCCTGTATGCGGCCGGGCTGACGATGTTTGCTGTCTTGCCGGCCCTGGCGACTGGCGAGTGGAAGAAGGCGCTGGTCTGGGGCGGGCTGCTCGGGCTGTTCGCCTATGGGACCTACGATCTGACCAACCTGGCGACGCTGAAGACTTGGAGCCTGAAGCTCGCGATCATCGACATGGCTTGGGGCGCGACTCTAAGCGCCGGCTCCTCGGCGATCGCTTGCGTCCTGGCGATGCGTCTGCTGCGCGCCAGCTAG
- a CDS encoding DUF1295 domain-containing protein, whose protein sequence is MTAAWLVQRLTGQGGWADAFWSLGLGAAGVLVALFPLNGASPSSRQFLAAVLIGAWGLRLGLHIAARAAKEPEDARYAQLRREWGSRFQPRMFGFLMLQAGAAAFLALSVLAAARKPGADLTAQDGLAALILAIAVIGEAAADRQLAAFKADPSHRGAVCDRGLWAWSRHPNYFFEWLGWCAWPILAIDIGGAWPWGWLALTGPAYMYWLLTRVSGVPLLEAHMLRSRPEAFAAYAARTSAFFLRPPRR, encoded by the coding sequence ATGACCGCGGCCTGGCTGGTCCAACGTCTCACGGGCCAGGGCGGCTGGGCCGACGCGTTCTGGTCGCTGGGCCTGGGCGCGGCGGGCGTGCTCGTCGCGCTTTTTCCGCTCAATGGGGCCTCGCCGTCTTCGCGTCAGTTCCTGGCCGCCGTCTTGATCGGCGCATGGGGCCTACGGCTGGGTCTCCACATCGCCGCGCGCGCCGCAAAGGAGCCCGAGGACGCACGGTACGCCCAGCTGCGCAGGGAATGGGGCTCGCGCTTCCAACCCCGAATGTTCGGCTTCCTGATGTTGCAGGCCGGCGCTGCGGCCTTTCTGGCCCTTAGCGTCCTGGCGGCGGCGCGCAAGCCGGGCGCGGACCTAACGGCGCAGGACGGTCTGGCCGCCCTGATCCTGGCGATCGCCGTCATTGGCGAGGCGGCGGCCGATCGCCAGCTGGCTGCCTTCAAGGCCGATCCCTCTCATCGAGGGGCGGTCTGCGACCGTGGTCTCTGGGCCTGGTCGCGACATCCCAACTACTTCTTCGAGTGGCTCGGATGGTGCGCTTGGCCAATCCTGGCGATCGATATCGGCGGGGCTTGGCCCTGGGGATGGCTGGCCCTAACCGGGCCGGCCTACATGTACTGGCTGCTGACGCGGGTCTCCGGCGTACCGCTGTTGGAGGCGCACATGCTTCGCTCGCGCCCCGAGGCCTTTGCTGCCTACGCCGCTCGCACCAGCGCCTTTTTCCTGCGTCCCCCGCGCCGCTAG
- a CDS encoding ChrR family anti-sigma-E factor, translating into MNSTQNPSEERLIAYAAGTLSPPEAVVVAAHLALRPANDAWVRRLQAVGGEFLQTIDPSALSHDALARALARIETDAGEARAPAPLNDMPELPAPLRRYELGPWRWVGPGMRVRDVHAPRDGDCRVILLKIDPGRETPRHTHGGVELTCVLSGAYATETTRFEVGDLEEADESVLHRPRVVSDEPCLCVAALDGQILLDGWLGRLIQPFVRL; encoded by the coding sequence ATGAACTCCACGCAGAATCCCTCTGAAGAACGCTTGATCGCCTACGCCGCTGGAACGCTCAGCCCGCCCGAAGCGGTGGTGGTCGCAGCGCATCTGGCGTTGCGACCGGCCAACGACGCCTGGGTACGGCGCCTGCAGGCGGTCGGCGGTGAGTTCTTGCAGACCATCGATCCCTCCGCGCTCTCGCACGATGCCCTGGCGCGGGCCTTGGCGCGCATCGAGACCGATGCCGGCGAGGCAAGAGCGCCCGCCCCGCTGAACGATATGCCCGAACTGCCCGCGCCTTTGCGACGCTATGAGCTTGGGCCCTGGCGCTGGGTCGGCCCCGGGATGAGGGTGCGCGACGTCCATGCGCCGCGCGACGGCGACTGCCGCGTCATCCTGCTGAAGATCGATCCCGGCCGCGAGACGCCCCGCCACACTCACGGCGGGGTCGAATTGACGTGCGTCCTCTCAGGCGCCTACGCCACCGAGACCACCAGGTTTGAGGTCGGCGACCTGGAGGAGGCCGACGAATCCGTCTTGCACCGGCCGCGTGTCGTCTCGGACGAGCCCTGTCTGTGCGTCGCCGCCCTAGATGGGCAGATCCTGCTCGACGGCTGGCTTGGCCGCTTGATCCAGCCCTTCGTCAGGCTGTGA
- a CDS encoding sigma-70 family RNA polymerase sigma factor: protein MEDEFLYDRLIEAVALRRDREAFVQLFEHFAPRLKAWLRKSGVSSTAAEDFAQDAMLSVWRKADLFDARKARAATWIFTIARNRRLDVLRRDARALPSPQIEDEDDLPRPDDILVQADEARRVREALTQLKPDQVEVLRLAFFLDDPHSEIARRLDLPLGTVKSRIRNAMIKLRAILEPSEESPR, encoded by the coding sequence GTGGAAGACGAGTTCCTTTACGACCGCCTTATCGAGGCCGTCGCACTGCGGCGTGACCGCGAGGCCTTCGTTCAGTTGTTCGAGCACTTTGCTCCCCGCCTCAAAGCCTGGCTCAGGAAGTCGGGGGTCAGCTCGACTGCGGCCGAGGACTTTGCCCAGGACGCCATGTTGAGCGTCTGGCGCAAGGCGGACCTGTTCGACGCCCGAAAGGCGCGAGCAGCGACCTGGATCTTCACCATCGCCCGCAACCGACGCCTGGATGTCCTACGCCGCGACGCCCGAGCCCTGCCGTCGCCCCAGATCGAGGACGAGGACGATCTTCCGCGTCCCGATGACATCCTTGTTCAGGCCGACGAAGCCCGACGGGTACGCGAGGCCCTCACCCAGCTGAAACCGGATCAGGTCGAGGTGCTGCGCCTGGCGTTCTTCCTCGACGATCCCCATTCCGAAATAGCCCGCCGGCTCGACCTGCCACTGGGCACGGTCAAGTCCCGCATCCGCAACGCCATGATCAAACTACGCGCCATCCTCGAACCCTCCGAGGAGTCTCCCCGATGA